One Cohnella candidum genomic region harbors:
- a CDS encoding cation diffusion facilitator family transporter: MKLANRAVTAERGTLVSVFGLLGLTLFKGAAGWLTGSKALIADAAQSAADCAGSYTTYLGWRGGRKKPIHSQHAESVASIVLSAILLVAGLEIGISSVKAVAEGPDKAPGWGAVAAIAAGMAVREGLVRYKRKSDAALGIRPDRPENRSDIFASMTALVGTSAAMAGDMLEMPVLYVLDPAAGLVVSAFVLRMGFRLTTGVLKANGQTAHNDVDVQMLLDAVQQIDGVVSVDEVRTREQGHYLVVDAVIRVNPRISVAEGHDIAQRVRRHLTKRFLHVAEASIHVQPYDPGYPYKSNHQDEEWTSLLQ, encoded by the coding sequence GTGAAGTTGGCGAATCGGGCCGTTACCGCGGAACGCGGGACTCTCGTTTCCGTATTCGGGCTGCTCGGGTTAACGTTATTCAAAGGAGCGGCCGGTTGGCTGACGGGCAGTAAAGCGCTCATCGCCGACGCCGCCCAGTCGGCGGCCGATTGCGCAGGCTCGTACACGACCTACTTGGGTTGGCGGGGAGGCCGCAAAAAGCCGATCCATTCCCAGCACGCCGAGTCGGTGGCCTCGATCGTCTTGTCCGCCATTCTTCTGGTGGCCGGGCTTGAGATCGGAATCTCGTCGGTCAAAGCCGTCGCGGAAGGCCCGGACAAGGCGCCCGGCTGGGGAGCCGTCGCCGCGATCGCCGCGGGCATGGCCGTCCGGGAAGGTTTGGTGCGGTACAAGCGGAAAAGCGACGCGGCTCTCGGCATTCGGCCGGATCGGCCCGAGAACCGCTCCGATATTTTCGCTTCGATGACTGCGCTTGTCGGAACGTCCGCCGCTATGGCGGGCGACATGCTGGAAATGCCCGTGCTGTATGTGCTCGATCCCGCGGCGGGGCTGGTCGTTTCCGCCTTCGTGCTGCGAATGGGTTTCCGGCTGACGACCGGCGTGTTGAAGGCCAACGGACAGACGGCGCATAACGACGTCGACGTGCAAATGCTGCTCGACGCCGTTCAGCAGATTGACGGGGTCGTGTCGGTAGACGAAGTCCGTACTCGGGAACAAGGCCACTACCTCGTCGTGGACGCCGTTATTCGGGTGAACCCCCGCATCAGCGTGGCGGAAGGCCATGACATCGCCCAGCGGGTGAGGAGACATCTCACCAAGCGTTTCCTGCACGTCGCGGAAGCTTCCATTCACGTACAGCCCTACGATCCGGGTTATCCTTACAAATCAAACCATCAGGACGAAGAGTGGACCTCGCTGCTGCAGTGA
- a CDS encoding adenine phosphoribosyltransferase: MDFKDYIRVIPDWPQPGIRFKDITTLLQDGNAYRAAINELKKLVSDLKIDLIAGPEARGFVIGAPLAIELGVGFVPIRKSGKLPGDTIEASYDLEYGKDKLAMHKDAIQPGQRVLIADDLLATGGTIATTMNLISQLGGEIVGAAFLIELSYLNGREKLKGIEVKSLVTY; this comes from the coding sequence ATGGATTTCAAAGACTATATCCGGGTCATTCCCGATTGGCCGCAACCCGGCATCCGGTTTAAGGACATTACGACGCTGCTCCAGGACGGCAATGCCTACCGGGCGGCGATCAACGAACTGAAAAAACTCGTGTCCGACCTGAAAATCGACCTCATCGCAGGTCCGGAAGCGCGCGGTTTCGTCATCGGCGCTCCTCTCGCGATCGAGCTCGGCGTCGGTTTCGTGCCGATCCGCAAGAGCGGCAAGCTGCCGGGCGACACGATCGAAGCCTCTTACGATCTCGAATACGGCAAAGACAAGCTGGCCATGCATAAAGACGCCATCCAGCCGGGTCAGCGCGTGCTCATCGCGGACGACCTGCTCGCCACCGGCGGCACCATCGCCACGACGATGAACCTCATCTCCCAGCTTGGCGGAGAAATCGTCGGCGCCGCGTTCCTCATCGAGCTCAGTTACCTCAACGGCCGCGAGAAGCTCAAAGGCATCGAAGTGAAATCCTTGGTTACCTATTAA
- the dtd gene encoding D-aminoacyl-tRNA deacylase, with the protein MKVVVQRVSEARVKVEEETVGEISQGLLLLVGIGQEDEDADLVWMADKLSGLRIFEDESGKMNLSVLDVGGAILSVSQFTLYGDCRKGRRPNFMGAARPETAEAMYERFNGLLRERGVSVETGRFGAMMDVGLVNDGPVTLIVDSRT; encoded by the coding sequence GTGAAAGTTGTCGTGCAACGGGTATCGGAAGCCCGGGTGAAAGTGGAAGAAGAGACCGTGGGCGAAATCTCCCAGGGACTACTCCTGCTTGTCGGAATCGGCCAGGAGGACGAGGATGCCGATCTCGTCTGGATGGCGGACAAGCTGTCCGGACTTCGGATCTTCGAAGACGAAAGCGGCAAAATGAACCTGTCCGTGCTGGACGTAGGCGGAGCGATCCTGTCGGTCTCCCAGTTTACGTTGTACGGCGATTGCCGCAAAGGAAGACGGCCCAACTTCATGGGGGCCGCCCGCCCCGAAACGGCGGAAGCGATGTACGAACGCTTCAACGGGTTGCTCAGGGAACGCGGCGTTTCCGTGGAGACGGGGCGTTTCGGCGCCATGATGGACGTGGGGCTCGTGAACGACGGTCCGGTCACGCTGATCGTGGACAGCCGGACGTAA
- the uraA gene encoding uracil permease gives MKREIGISERPPLGASLFLSLQHLFAMFGSTVLVPTLLGVDPAVCLLMNGIGTLLYIWICRGKIPAYLGSSFAFIAPAGAVIGTAQAPNLGYPAALGGFIAAGVVFTIVALIVRFAGTKWISVVFPPAAMGAIVTVIGLELIPVAAGMAGWISGGKADWKPDADQIILSTATLAITVLGSVLFRGFFKIIPILIGIVSGYVIAWAMGMADFSNVSAASFFTAPTFTTPEFKWVAIATIVPAALVVIAEHIGHLIVTGNIVGKDLSKDPGLHRSMLGNGISTIISGFAGSTPNTTYGENIGVLAITRVYSTFVIGGAAVIAILLSFFGKFSALIQAIPTPVMGGVSLLLFGVIAASGLRMLVESKVDYGRPSNLLLTTVVLVTGLSGVKIVIGDFSLSGMALATVVAIVLSLLFKLFEVSGLSNDQ, from the coding sequence GTGAAAAGAGAAATCGGAATTAGCGAAAGGCCGCCGCTCGGCGCAAGCCTGTTTCTGAGCCTGCAGCACCTGTTCGCGATGTTCGGCTCGACCGTGCTCGTGCCCACCCTGCTCGGGGTGGATCCCGCGGTCTGCCTGCTGATGAACGGCATCGGCACCTTGTTGTACATTTGGATTTGCCGGGGGAAAATCCCGGCTTACCTGGGCTCCAGCTTCGCGTTCATCGCGCCGGCCGGCGCGGTCATCGGGACGGCACAAGCGCCCAACCTGGGTTATCCGGCCGCGCTCGGCGGCTTTATCGCCGCGGGTGTGGTGTTCACCATCGTGGCGCTGATCGTCCGGTTCGCCGGGACGAAGTGGATTTCCGTCGTTTTCCCGCCGGCGGCGATGGGCGCGATCGTTACCGTCATCGGCCTCGAGCTGATTCCAGTCGCGGCAGGAATGGCGGGCTGGATTTCCGGGGGCAAAGCGGACTGGAAGCCGGATGCGGACCAGATCATCCTCTCGACGGCGACGTTGGCCATCACCGTGCTCGGCTCCGTGCTTTTCCGCGGATTTTTCAAAATCATCCCGATCCTGATCGGCATCGTGTCGGGCTATGTGATCGCCTGGGCCATGGGGATGGCCGATTTCTCGAACGTAAGCGCCGCCTCTTTCTTCACGGCCCCTACGTTCACGACGCCGGAATTCAAATGGGTGGCCATCGCGACGATCGTTCCCGCAGCTCTGGTCGTTATCGCCGAACATATCGGGCATCTGATCGTAACCGGCAACATCGTGGGCAAAGACTTGTCCAAGGACCCCGGACTGCACCGCTCGATGCTGGGCAACGGGATCTCCACCATCATTTCGGGCTTCGCCGGCTCGACGCCGAACACGACGTACGGGGAAAACATCGGCGTTCTCGCCATCACGCGCGTGTACTCGACCTTCGTCATCGGCGGCGCCGCGGTCATCGCCATCCTGCTCTCGTTCTTCGGCAAGTTTTCGGCCTTGATCCAAGCCATTCCGACGCCGGTCATGGGCGGCGTTTCCCTGCTGCTGTTCGGCGTCATCGCGGCATCCGGCCTCCGCATGCTCGTGGAGTCCAAAGTCGATTACGGACGCCCTTCCAATCTGCTTCTGACGACCGTCGTGCTCGTGACCGGCTTGTCGGGCGTGAAAATCGTCATCGGCGATTTCTCGCTCTCCGGCATGGCGCTCGCCACCGTCGTCGCGATCGTGCTGAGCCTGCTGTTTAAGCTATTCGAGGTGAGCGGATTGTCGAACGACCAGTGA
- a CDS encoding RelA/SpoT family protein, with product MGIEQLLEKASSYMKEQDLKRIRDAYEYAEEAHRGQTRKSGEPYILHPVAVAQIMANMQMDVVTIEAALLHDVVEDTSVTIEDLQARFGETLAGLVDGLTKLERIQFRSKEEQQNENYRKMFVAMANDIRVILIKLADRLHNMRTLKFQSEESQRRIAHETLEIYCPIAHRLGISTIKWEMEDIALRFLNPQQYYRIAHLMKMKRAEREQYIGELISKIQEKLSEMGIQGDLSGRPKHIYSVYKKMTARNKQFDEIYDLLAIRILVDNIKDCYATLGIIHTLWKPMPGRFKDYIAMPKANMYQSLHTTIVGPTGEPTEVQIRTYEMHRTSEFGIAAHWAYKDGKDQGVVPGSFGDKMNWFREIIELQQETRDAAEFMESLKMDFFTDLVFVFTPKGEVFELPAGSVPLDFAYRIHTEVGNRTIGAKVNGRIVPLDHKLKTGDIVEILTSKHSYGPSQDWLKIAQSSHARAKIRQWFKKEKREENVDKGRDMLERELRRIGLEPFEWMTEDKLQEVARKFTFNDTEDMMSAIGFGGITAAQICTRLTEKLRKEAEEAQQIQLTSEVKELKPSPAGAAAARKRATHGVKVKGADNLLVRFARCCNPVPGDDIIGYITRGRGVSVHRTDCSNIPTAAEGEEAARVIEVEWEEAVEANYSVEIEILGHDRRGLLNEVLQAVSESKTNISAVSGRSDKNKMSIIHMTILIRNKDHLQSVVEKIKRVKDIFSVQRMMQ from the coding sequence ATGGGCATCGAGCAGCTTCTCGAGAAAGCTTCTTCCTATATGAAAGAACAGGATCTGAAGCGAATACGGGACGCCTATGAATACGCGGAAGAAGCGCATCGCGGGCAAACGAGGAAATCCGGCGAGCCTTATATCTTGCACCCAGTCGCGGTGGCGCAAATCATGGCGAACATGCAGATGGACGTCGTCACGATCGAGGCGGCCCTGTTGCATGACGTCGTGGAAGACACGAGCGTCACGATCGAAGACCTGCAGGCCCGTTTCGGCGAGACGCTCGCGGGACTGGTCGACGGCCTCACCAAGCTGGAGAGGATCCAATTCCGCTCCAAGGAAGAGCAGCAAAACGAAAACTACCGCAAAATGTTCGTGGCGATGGCCAACGACATTCGCGTCATTTTGATCAAGCTGGCCGATCGTCTCCATAACATGCGCACGCTCAAATTCCAATCGGAGGAGAGCCAGCGGCGCATTGCCCACGAAACGCTGGAAATCTATTGCCCGATCGCCCACCGGCTCGGGATCAGCACGATCAAGTGGGAAATGGAAGACATCGCCCTTCGTTTTCTGAATCCCCAGCAGTACTACCGGATCGCGCATTTGATGAAAATGAAGCGGGCCGAAAGGGAGCAGTACATCGGCGAACTGATCTCCAAAATCCAGGAGAAGCTGAGCGAAATGGGCATCCAAGGCGATCTCAGCGGCCGTCCGAAGCATATTTACAGCGTCTATAAGAAGATGACGGCGCGCAATAAGCAGTTCGACGAAATCTACGATCTGCTGGCGATCCGCATCCTCGTCGACAATATCAAAGACTGTTACGCCACGCTCGGGATCATCCACACGCTGTGGAAGCCGATGCCGGGACGCTTCAAGGACTACATCGCCATGCCGAAGGCGAACATGTACCAGTCGCTGCACACGACGATCGTCGGACCGACCGGAGAGCCGACCGAAGTGCAGATCCGCACCTACGAAATGCACCGGACGAGCGAATTCGGGATCGCGGCGCACTGGGCTTACAAAGACGGCAAAGATCAAGGCGTCGTTCCGGGAAGCTTCGGGGACAAGATGAACTGGTTCCGCGAAATCATCGAGCTCCAGCAAGAGACGCGCGACGCGGCGGAGTTCATGGAATCGCTCAAAATGGACTTTTTCACGGACCTCGTGTTCGTGTTTACGCCGAAGGGCGAGGTGTTCGAACTGCCGGCAGGTTCCGTTCCGCTGGACTTCGCGTACCGGATCCATACCGAGGTCGGCAATCGGACAATCGGCGCCAAGGTAAACGGTCGGATCGTACCGCTCGACCACAAGCTCAAAACCGGCGACATCGTGGAAATCCTGACGTCCAAGCATTCCTACGGACCGAGCCAGGACTGGCTCAAGATCGCCCAATCCTCCCATGCCCGGGCCAAAATCCGGCAGTGGTTCAAAAAGGAAAAGCGCGAGGAAAACGTCGACAAAGGCCGGGATATGCTCGAACGCGAGCTGAGGCGCATCGGTCTGGAGCCATTCGAATGGATGACCGAAGACAAGCTGCAGGAAGTCGCCCGGAAATTCACGTTTAACGACACGGAAGACATGATGTCCGCGATCGGTTTCGGCGGCATCACGGCCGCGCAGATTTGCACGCGGTTGACGGAGAAGCTCCGCAAGGAAGCCGAGGAAGCCCAGCAGATCCAACTGACGTCGGAAGTCAAGGAATTGAAGCCCAGCCCGGCCGGCGCAGCCGCCGCCCGCAAACGCGCGACGCACGGCGTCAAGGTCAAGGGCGCGGACAACCTGCTCGTTCGTTTCGCCCGTTGCTGCAATCCGGTTCCGGGGGACGACATTATCGGGTACATTACGCGGGGACGGGGCGTTTCCGTTCACCGGACGGACTGCTCCAACATTCCGACGGCCGCGGAAGGGGAAGAAGCCGCGCGCGTCATCGAGGTGGAGTGGGAGGAAGCGGTCGAAGCGAACTACAGCGTCGAGATCGAAATCCTCGGCCACGACCGCCGCGGATTGCTGAACGAAGTGCTCCAGGCGGTGTCGGAAAGCAAAACGAACATCTCGGCGGTATCGGGACGCTCGGACAAGAACAAGATGTCGATCATCCATATGACCATTCTCATCCGCAACAAGGACCATTTGCAATCGGTCGTGGAGAAAATCAAGCGGGTGAAGGACATTTTCTCCGTGCAGCGGATGATGCAATAG
- the secD gene encoding protein translocase subunit SecD: MKRLLAFVLVVVVTFGIMAATTPGLLDKTKLGLDLKGGFEILYEAQPLTAGGVVTKESLNQTAVSLEKRVNQNGVGEPEVTTEGKNRIRIKIAGVADQDKLRDLIKKPADLQFRSAYGCPADTKADRGYCKVELVGSDFVENAAKVSYDQLMHPIISIQVKDKKKFAEITKRLIQKPLAIYLDDTFLSDPTVQQELTDGSAQITGQPDKASADKLAEVINLGALPLKLTEKYTQSVGATLGQKSLNDTLLAGGIASVLILVFMIGFYRIPGVVASICLIAYVWMLLGVFWLMGATLTLPGIAAFILGIGIAVDSNIITAERIKDELRSGKTLSSSLRAGAKNSFRTVIDAHITNIIAGAVLYFLGQGSVKGFAIVLIWSIVINIVTNVFFPRFLLHLLIQSGRFTKLGYYGVKESEIRAL, from the coding sequence ATGAAGCGACTGCTGGCTTTCGTGCTCGTCGTCGTCGTGACGTTCGGGATAATGGCTGCAACGACTCCCGGATTGCTCGACAAGACGAAGCTCGGGCTTGATTTGAAAGGCGGCTTCGAGATTTTGTATGAGGCTCAGCCACTGACGGCGGGGGGCGTCGTAACCAAGGAATCGCTGAACCAAACGGCGGTCAGCTTGGAAAAACGCGTAAACCAGAACGGCGTCGGCGAGCCGGAAGTAACGACGGAAGGCAAAAACCGGATCCGCATCAAAATCGCCGGCGTAGCCGACCAGGACAAGCTCCGCGACCTGATCAAAAAACCGGCGGACCTCCAATTCCGGAGCGCTTACGGCTGTCCGGCGGATACGAAAGCCGACAGAGGATATTGCAAAGTCGAACTGGTAGGCAGCGATTTCGTTGAAAACGCCGCCAAGGTTTCCTACGACCAGCTCATGCATCCGATCATCAGCATCCAAGTGAAGGACAAGAAGAAATTTGCCGAAATCACCAAACGGTTGATCCAAAAACCGCTTGCCATTTATCTGGATGACACCTTCCTGTCCGATCCGACGGTACAGCAAGAATTGACCGACGGTTCCGCTCAGATCACGGGACAGCCGGACAAAGCCTCGGCGGACAAGCTGGCCGAGGTCATCAACCTCGGCGCCCTGCCGCTTAAGCTGACGGAGAAATACACGCAAAGCGTCGGCGCGACCCTGGGTCAGAAGTCGCTGAACGACACGCTGCTTGCCGGCGGAATCGCGTCCGTGCTGATTCTCGTGTTCATGATCGGCTTCTACCGGATTCCGGGCGTCGTAGCGAGCATTTGCTTGATCGCTTACGTATGGATGCTGCTGGGCGTATTCTGGCTCATGGGCGCCACGTTGACGCTGCCGGGCATCGCGGCCTTCATTTTGGGGATCGGCATCGCGGTCGACTCCAACATCATTACGGCCGAACGGATCAAGGATGAGCTGCGCAGCGGCAAAACGCTCAGCTCCTCGCTCCGCGCGGGAGCGAAAAACAGCTTCCGTACCGTTATCGACGCGCACATCACGAACATAATCGCCGGCGCCGTGCTCTATTTCTTGGGCCAAGGCTCGGTCAAAGGCTTCGCGATCGTGCTGATCTGGAGCATCGTCATCAACATCGTCACCAACGTCTTCTTCCCGCGTTTTCTGCTGCATCTGCTCATTCAAAGCGGACGCTTCACGAAGCTGGGTTACTACGGCGTGAAGGAGAGTGAAATCCGTGCGCTCTGA
- the recJ gene encoding single-stranded-DNA-specific exonuclease RecJ, with the protein MIPARYRWEWKQTDERLAAEWSEKLGIPPLVARVLLSRGWSEEEAAFFFRPADGEDLHDPLLMKGMAEAAERIRRAVASGERIRVYGDYDADGVTSTSLMIRLLTSLGADFDTYIPHRSLEGYGLNLKAVDAAADAGVSLIITVDNGISAVEQIAHARERGLDVVVTDHHEPPAVLPEAVALVNPKQPGCPYPFKGLCGAGVAFKLAQVLLGRVPEELADLAAIGTVADLMPLIGENRVIVKMGLERMRTQPVVGIRALASACGTQPSELTSGKIGFALAPRLNAGGRLERADAAVALLTTSDAAEAERLARDLDRLNAERQKLVDATVLEAEELWQQRKREYGGDGPNVIVLSRAGWNAGIAGLVASKLVERHYRPAVILAEDPETGKCKGSARSIDGFDLYAALTDCAELMEHYGGHQAAAGMTLYVSRIGELEEKLHRLAEERLLPEDWLPKKKADLMCTLTETTLAAADALARLEPFGNGHPTPRLMLQGVVIRESRTMGKDNKHIRLKLGHEHLALEAVGFGMGELAERLEAGRKVDVLGELSVNEWNGARKVQFTVQDLRCGELHWVDRRQARGRWQEIAQWGAAFEGTLHVLCSTARLAGEVSAALQAQSNATICTYADMAAAGDGESAVRETAAAAEAAPPRRETAVPRRRLVLAGLPDNESDIGILARVLAQGPGWEIVYLYDGGAHRDSPAVLDRSDFARVYALLRERGTWIDGPEGFLRQAADRTGLSLSSVRLVQEVFEELGFIRSRGAERSIVEQPPRRKLEESERYGRMVRQAEAATFPDWPLDKLKAWGEKVRPSSLWS; encoded by the coding sequence ATGATCCCAGCCCGTTATCGGTGGGAATGGAAACAAACGGACGAACGGCTGGCGGCGGAGTGGTCCGAGAAGCTCGGCATCCCGCCGCTTGTTGCCCGCGTGCTCCTGTCGCGGGGATGGTCCGAGGAGGAAGCGGCGTTCTTCTTCCGCCCGGCGGATGGCGAAGATTTGCATGACCCGCTTCTCATGAAAGGGATGGCCGAAGCGGCGGAACGGATCCGCCGGGCCGTCGCCTCCGGAGAGCGCATCCGCGTGTACGGCGATTACGACGCGGACGGCGTTACGTCGACGTCGCTGATGATCCGTCTGCTGACGTCGCTCGGTGCGGACTTCGACACTTACATCCCGCATAGAAGCCTGGAAGGCTACGGTTTGAATCTGAAAGCCGTGGACGCGGCCGCCGATGCCGGCGTCTCGCTGATCATTACCGTCGACAACGGAATCAGCGCCGTGGAGCAAATCGCGCACGCCAGGGAACGGGGCTTGGACGTCGTCGTGACGGACCACCACGAGCCTCCGGCGGTTTTGCCGGAAGCGGTCGCGCTCGTGAACCCGAAGCAGCCGGGCTGCCCGTATCCTTTCAAAGGCTTATGCGGAGCCGGTGTCGCCTTCAAGCTGGCCCAGGTGCTGCTCGGGCGCGTTCCGGAGGAGCTGGCCGATTTGGCCGCGATCGGCACGGTCGCCGATTTGATGCCGCTGATCGGGGAAAACCGGGTCATCGTGAAAATGGGGCTGGAGCGGATGCGCACGCAGCCCGTCGTCGGCATTCGGGCGCTCGCCTCGGCTTGCGGCACGCAGCCGTCCGAGCTGACGAGCGGCAAGATTGGTTTCGCGCTGGCGCCGCGGCTGAACGCGGGGGGGCGGTTGGAACGCGCGGACGCTGCGGTTGCGCTGCTGACGACAAGCGATGCGGCGGAAGCGGAACGTTTGGCGCGCGATTTGGACCGGCTGAACGCGGAACGGCAGAAGCTGGTGGACGCGACTGTACTGGAAGCCGAAGAGCTTTGGCAGCAGCGGAAACGGGAGTACGGCGGCGACGGACCGAACGTGATCGTGCTGTCCCGTGCCGGTTGGAACGCGGGAATCGCCGGTTTGGTCGCGTCCAAGTTGGTTGAACGGCACTATCGGCCGGCTGTTATCTTGGCGGAGGATCCGGAAACCGGAAAATGCAAAGGCTCGGCGCGCTCGATCGACGGTTTTGACCTGTATGCGGCGCTGACGGATTGCGCGGAGCTTATGGAGCACTACGGCGGCCACCAAGCCGCCGCGGGCATGACGCTTTACGTCAGCCGCATCGGCGAATTGGAAGAGAAGCTGCATCGTTTGGCGGAAGAGCGGCTGCTGCCGGAAGACTGGCTGCCCAAGAAGAAGGCGGATCTCATGTGTACGCTGACCGAGACGACGCTTGCGGCAGCCGATGCTTTGGCCCGGTTGGAGCCGTTCGGCAACGGGCATCCGACCCCGCGGTTGATGCTGCAGGGCGTCGTCATCCGGGAAAGCCGGACGATGGGCAAAGATAACAAGCACATCCGTCTGAAGCTCGGCCATGAGCACCTTGCGCTGGAAGCCGTAGGATTTGGCATGGGCGAGTTGGCGGAGCGGCTGGAAGCCGGACGCAAAGTCGACGTTCTCGGCGAGTTGTCGGTGAACGAGTGGAACGGCGCCCGGAAGGTGCAATTCACGGTTCAGGATCTCCGATGCGGCGAGCTGCATTGGGTGGACCGGAGGCAGGCGCGCGGACGGTGGCAGGAAATCGCCCAATGGGGCGCGGCATTCGAGGGAACCTTGCATGTTCTGTGCTCTACCGCACGATTAGCCGGTGAGGTTTCGGCAGCGTTGCAGGCGCAATCGAACGCGACCATCTGTACATACGCGGACATGGCGGCCGCCGGCGACGGCGAATCCGCCGTGAGGGAAACGGCCGCGGCCGCGGAAGCCGCCCCGCCACGTCGCGAAACGGCGGTTCCCCGCCGACGGCTCGTATTGGCGGGTTTGCCCGACAACGAATCGGATATCGGGATTCTCGCCCGCGTTCTGGCGCAAGGACCAGGATGGGAAATCGTATATTTGTACGACGGCGGTGCGCACAGGGATTCTCCCGCCGTTCTGGACCGCAGCGACTTCGCTCGCGTTTACGCGCTTCTTCGGGAGCGCGGAACCTGGATTGACGGCCCCGAAGGATTCCTTCGCCAGGCGGCGGATCGGACGGGATTGTCGCTCTCTTCCGTGCGATTGGTCCAGGAAGTGTTCGAAGAGCTCGGATTTATCCGCTCGCGCGGTGCGGAGCGTTCGATCGTCGAACAGCCGCCGCGCCGGAAGCTGGAGGAGTCGGAGCGTTACGGCCGCATGGTGCGGCAAGCCGAAGCCGCCACGTTCCCGGATTGGCCGCTGGACAAGCTGAAAGCTTGGGGCGAGAAGGTCCGTCCGAGTTCGCTCTGGTCATAG
- a CDS encoding post-transcriptional regulator, translating to MENTGVGKESLEANERLDAEDEQMNEMIEQLCESKAEEFRMIGYDRVTGADVWECVSDKYHKKGTPPLYQVVNDILSLKVTQFMNFITLNMYRGDTRF from the coding sequence ATGGAAAATACGGGAGTCGGCAAGGAATCCCTCGAAGCGAACGAACGATTGGACGCCGAAGACGAGCAAATGAACGAGATGATCGAACAGCTTTGCGAAAGCAAAGCCGAAGAATTCCGGATGATCGGATACGATCGCGTCACCGGGGCCGACGTATGGGAATGCGTCAGCGACAAGTACCACAAGAAAGGGACTCCGCCGCTGTACCAGGTCGTCAATGACATTTTGTCCCTCAAGGTCACGCAATTCATGAACTTCATCACTTTGAACATGTACAGGGGCGATACCCGCTTCTGA
- the secF gene encoding protein translocase subunit SecF, protein MRSEYDEKKFNFVKASKPFFIFSIAITLLGILFLSVFGLNYGIDFRSGTSVDISISKPIDKETTEKFLSEHSFGDHSLTTSSNRLSIRFKDPLNEQQEKQFKTDFSKQLDDKASYEVNIVDADIAKEQQRNALIGMAVASLGIILYITIRFEWRFAVAAVIALLHDAFIVISLFSIFRWQVNLPFIVAVLTIIGYSTNDTVVIFDRIRENLRFAKLKTPADVALLVNRSIWQTLTRSINTVITVLLAAAALFIFGSESIRLFSLAMIIGLLSGAYSSIFIASPLWLLLRGKSVPNKKTAKAPSAS, encoded by the coding sequence GTGCGCTCTGAATATGATGAAAAGAAATTTAACTTCGTAAAGGCGAGCAAGCCGTTTTTCATTTTCTCGATCGCCATCACGCTTCTCGGGATCCTTTTCCTGTCGGTTTTCGGTCTGAACTACGGCATCGATTTCCGCTCCGGAACGTCCGTCGACATCTCGATCTCCAAGCCGATCGATAAAGAGACGACGGAAAAATTCCTGAGCGAACATTCTTTCGGCGACCACTCGCTGACGACATCGTCCAACCGGTTGTCGATCCGCTTCAAGGATCCGCTTAACGAACAGCAGGAAAAGCAGTTTAAAACGGATTTCAGCAAGCAATTGGACGATAAAGCCTCGTACGAGGTGAACATCGTGGACGCCGACATCGCCAAAGAGCAGCAGCGAAACGCGCTGATCGGCATGGCGGTCGCGAGCCTCGGCATCATCTTGTACATCACGATCCGTTTCGAATGGCGGTTCGCGGTGGCGGCGGTCATCGCCCTGCTGCACGACGCGTTCATCGTCATCAGCTTGTTCTCGATTTTCCGCTGGCAGGTCAACCTGCCGTTCATCGTGGCCGTACTGACGATCATCGGTTACTCCACGAACGATACGGTCGTCATTTTCGACCGGATCCGCGAAAACCTTCGTTTCGCCAAACTGAAGACGCCTGCCGATGTGGCATTGCTTGTCAACCGAAGCATCTGGCAGACGCTGACGCGCTCGATTAATACCGTCATTACGGTATTGCTGGCTGCGGCCGCCCTGTTCATCTTCGGAAGCGAATCGATCCGCTTGTTCTCGCTCGCCATGATCATCGGCTTGCTCAGCGGCGCCTATTCCTCGATTTTCATCGCCAGCCCGTTGTGGCTGCTGCTGCGGGGCAAATCGGTGCCGAATAAGAAGACGGCCAAAGCGCCAAGCGCTTCGTAA